A portion of the Bubalus kerabau isolate K-KA32 ecotype Philippines breed swamp buffalo chromosome 1, PCC_UOA_SB_1v2, whole genome shotgun sequence genome contains these proteins:
- the LOC129641526 gene encoding olfactory receptor 6C3-like, whose translation MKNHTRPTEFILLGLSDDPELQIVIFLFLIITYILSVTGNLTIIILTLVDSHLQTPMYFFLRNFSILEISFTTVGIPRFLGTIITRNKMISYNDCTAQLFFFIFLGITEFYLLTAMSYDRYVAICKPLHYTTIMNNRVCVLLVFCAWLAGFLNIFPPVILFLQLDYCGSNIIDHFTCDYFPLLKLSCSDTWLLEVIGFYSALEILLFTLALIILSYMFIIKTILRLPSASQRKKAFSTCSSHMIVIFISYGSCIFMYANPSAKEKASLNKGASILNASVPPMMNPFIYSLRNQQVKQAFKDTIQKVIFFSMKCK comes from the coding sequence ATGAAAAACCACACAAGACCCACAGAATTCATTCTTCTGGGGCTATCAGATGACCCAGAGCTTCAgattgtgatttttctctttttaatcatCACATATATATTAAGTGTCACTGGAAATTTGACCATCATCATTCTCACCTTGGTGGACTCCCATCTACAGACacctatgtattttttcctcagGAACTTCTCTATATTAGAAATCTCCTTTACAACTGTCGGTATTCCTAGGTTTCTGGGCACAATTATCACCAGGAACAAAATGATTTCATACAATGATTGTACAGCTcagctgtttttcttcattttcttgggtatCACTGAGTTTTATCTTCTAACTGCCATGTCCTATGATCGCTATGTAGCTATCTGCAAACCCCTGCATTACACAACCATCATGAACAACAGAGTCTGTGTATTGCTTGTCTTTTGTGCTTGGCTGGCAGGGTTCTTAAACATCTTCCCACCTGTTATTCTTTTTCTCCAGTTAGATTACTGTGGTTCTAATATCATTGATCACTTTACTTGTGACTATTTCCCCCTCTTGAAATTATCTTGCTCAGACACATGGCTCCTTGAAGTGATTGGTTTTTACTCTGCATTAGAGATTCTGCTTTTTACTTTGGCATTAATAATTCTATCCTACATGTTCATCATCAAGACAATTCTGAGGCTGCCTTCTGCCAGTCAGAGAAAAAAGGCATTTTCTACATGCTCCTCTCACATGATTGTCATTTTCATCTCTTATGGAAGCTGTATATTCATGTATGCCAACCCATCAGCAAAGGAAAAGGCATCCTTGAACAAAGGAGCATCTATTCTGAATGCTTCTGTTCCTCCTATGATGAATCCATTTATATATTCACTGAGAAACCAGCAAGTGAAACAAGCCTTCAAGGATACCATCCAAAAGGTTATCTTTTTCTCCATGAAATGCAAGTGA